In Wolinella succinogenes DSM 1740, a single genomic region encodes these proteins:
- the ychF gene encoding redox-regulated ATPase YchF, with protein MALSIGIVGLPNVGKSTTFNALTKAQNAEAANYPFCTIEPNKAIVPVPDSRLEALAKIVNPQKIQYSVVEFVDIAGLVKGASKGEGLGNQFLANIKETEAILHIVRCFEDGNITHVEGSVDPLRDIEIIETELLLADMQTLEKRIERLERTAKTDKDAKDALEIAQALMAHIESGNAVRIFPQKEHESFKELNKELRFLTNKEIIYGANVDEEGLGEDNAFVLIVKDYAQKNGCEVIKLCAKIEEEMVSLEPNEKQEFLESLGASESGLDQIIKKGFEKLGLISYFTAGVKEVRAWTIRKGSTAPQAAAVIHKDFERGFIRAETIAYEDFIKHGGEQKAKEAGALRVEGKEYIVQDGDVMHFRFNV; from the coding sequence ATGGCACTTAGCATCGGAATCGTAGGTCTCCCCAATGTCGGCAAATCCACCACTTTCAACGCCCTCACCAAAGCGCAGAATGCGGAAGCGGCCAACTACCCCTTTTGCACTATTGAGCCCAACAAAGCGATCGTGCCCGTGCCTGACTCGCGCCTTGAGGCACTCGCTAAAATCGTCAATCCTCAAAAAATCCAATACTCTGTCGTGGAGTTTGTCGATATCGCTGGATTGGTCAAGGGTGCAAGCAAGGGGGAGGGGCTGGGGAATCAGTTCCTCGCCAATATCAAAGAGACGGAGGCGATTTTGCATATCGTTCGCTGCTTTGAAGATGGCAACATCACCCATGTAGAGGGAAGTGTTGATCCTCTGCGCGATATTGAGATCATCGAAACAGAGCTTTTGCTAGCGGATATGCAGACCCTAGAGAAACGCATCGAGCGCCTAGAGCGCACTGCCAAAACCGACAAAGACGCCAAAGACGCCCTAGAAATCGCCCAAGCGCTCATGGCACACATCGAATCAGGAAATGCCGTCCGAATCTTCCCCCAAAAAGAGCACGAAAGCTTCAAAGAGCTCAACAAAGAGCTTCGATTCCTCACCAATAAAGAGATCATCTATGGTGCCAATGTAGACGAGGAGGGGCTTGGCGAGGACAATGCCTTTGTCTTGATCGTCAAAGATTACGCCCAAAAAAATGGCTGCGAAGTGATCAAGCTCTGCGCCAAGATCGAAGAGGAGATGGTGAGCCTAGAGCCAAACGAGAAGCAGGAGTTTTTAGAATCACTCGGAGCTAGCGAATCGGGACTGGATCAGATCATCAAAAAGGGCTTTGAAAAGCTTGGACTCATCAGCTACTTCACCGCTGGAGTCAAAGAGGTGCGCGCATGGACGATTCGCAAAGGCTCCACCGCCCCCCAAGCCGCCGCAGTGATTCACAAAGACTTTGAGCGAGGATTCATCCGTGCTGAAACCATCGCCTATGAAGATTTCATCAAACATGGCGGAGAGCAAAAAGCCAAAGAAGCAGGGGCGCTCCGCGTCGAAGGGAAAGAGTACATCGTCCAAGATGGCGATGTGATGCACTTCCGCTTCAATGTCTAA
- a CDS encoding radical SAM/SPASM domain-containing protein has product MSKPFYKIHIEITDFCGLSCHFCSPRKNHRGVMSLELFERSLLKCAPHTDLIALHLLGDPLTLPSLPSYLDALERHSLRAEVTTSGFFLGERERSALAHPAIKQVNLSLTSYFSNAKRLGLAEYWSNILALLKERENRGSPEYLNLRLWNLHSEPRQEELFQRIESHFGCKLDLSKKRQRLAPKLILDLDELFEWPNPQAPAQTQGYCLALQTHLGILSDGTIVPCCLDALGELALGKIQEGSLDEALHSPRATKIKEGFLAGRRIEPFCQRCGYVKRFDKENGL; this is encoded by the coding sequence ATGTCTAAACCCTTTTACAAGATTCATATCGAGATCACCGATTTTTGTGGGCTCTCCTGCCACTTCTGCTCTCCTAGGAAGAATCATCGAGGGGTGATGAGCCTAGAGCTCTTTGAGCGCTCCCTCCTGAAGTGCGCTCCCCACACCGATCTCATCGCCCTCCATCTGCTGGGCGATCCTCTCACGCTCCCCTCACTCCCAAGCTACCTAGACGCATTAGAGCGCCACTCTCTGCGCGCTGAGGTGACGACTTCGGGCTTTTTTCTAGGCGAGAGAGAGCGATCCGCCCTCGCCCACCCCGCCATCAAACAGGTGAATCTCTCGCTCACGAGCTACTTCTCCAACGCCAAGCGCCTTGGGCTAGCGGAGTATTGGAGCAATATCTTAGCGCTTCTAAAAGAGCGAGAGAATCGAGGCTCTCCAGAATACCTCAACCTCCGCCTTTGGAATCTCCATAGCGAACCGCGCCAAGAGGAGCTCTTCCAAAGAATCGAATCGCACTTTGGATGCAAGCTCGACCTCTCCAAGAAGCGCCAGCGGCTCGCCCCCAAGCTCATCCTCGATCTAGATGAGCTTTTTGAATGGCCCAACCCCCAAGCTCCCGCTCAAACCCAAGGCTACTGTCTCGCACTCCAGACCCATCTGGGTATTCTCTCTGATGGAACGATTGTCCCCTGTTGCTTAGATGCCCTAGGCGAGCTAGCCCTTGGAAAGATCCAAGAAGGCTCGCTTGATGAGGCACTCCACTCTCCTAGGGCCACAAAAATCAAAGAGGGGTTTCTCGCGGGAAGGCGAATCGAGCCCTTTTGTCAGCGCTGTGGCTATGTGAAACGATTCGACAAGGAAAATGGGCTATAA